A window of Castanea sativa cultivar Marrone di Chiusa Pesio chromosome 1, ASM4071231v1 contains these coding sequences:
- the LOC142622526 gene encoding protein LEAD-SENSITIVE 1-like translates to MGVLTNKIKRENLKTGDHIYSYRLAYTYSHHGIYVDAGNVIHFTREEGQETGTGTVLDRFIDFSLLPRQRPLDNPCPICSDQSNSDQSKRDGVISSCLDCFLSGGGLYLYEYGVTRTFFLAKARGGTCTLASSESPEQVIHRAFYFLRKGFGDYDVIKNNCEDFALCCKTGLKVIPTVSMGQSGQAASFQAAAGIVISSSLAFLARSSPLGFLATNVTGLAGGYGTYCVNRLANDIGVRRDVMKVVLEEET, encoded by the exons ATGGGAGTGTTGACGAACAAGATCAAGAGGGAGAATCTAAAAACTGGGGATCATATCTACTCCTATAGACTCGCCTATACCTACTCCCACCACG GGATATATGTCGATGCGGGAAATGTTATCCACTTTACTAGGGAAGAAGGCCAGGAAACTGGTACAGGAACTGTGTTAGACCGCTTCATTGACTTCTCATTATTACCTCGACAACGTCCTTTGGACAATCCATGCCCAATATGTAGTGATCAATCAAATAGTGATCAATCAAAGCGTGATGGAGTCATCTCTTCTTGTCTAGATTGTTTTCTTTCAGGTGGAGGTCTCTACCTGTATGAGTATGGTGTCACACGAACTTTCTTTCTTGCCAAAGCTCGTGGAGGTACTTGCACTCTTGCTTCATCTGAGTCACCCGAACAAGTTATTCATCGTGCCTTTTATTTCCTCCGGAAGGGCTTTGGTGACTATGATGTTATCAAGAACAACTGTGAAGACTTTGCATTATGCTGCAAAACAGGCTTGAAAGTGATTCCTACTGTTAGCATGGGCCAGAGTGGGCAGGCAGCATCCTTTCAAGCTGCTGCTGGTATTGTCATTTCTTCATCACTTGCGTTTCTAGCCCGTTCTTCACCACTTGGATTTCTAGCTACCAATGTTACTGGTCTGGCCGGAGGTTATGGCACATACTGTGTCAATCGTTTGGCTAATGATATTGGAGTACGCCGAGATGTCATGAAAGTTGTTTTAGAGGAGGAAACATGA